The Cherax quadricarinatus isolate ZL_2023a chromosome 66, ASM3850222v1, whole genome shotgun sequence sequence aaacattcacttcttccatactcctcctccccaatttgatatccaatttttctttatctaaatcatttgatacccttatcaccttactcttttctatgttcactttcaactttctacctttacacacattccccaactcatccactaacctttgcaatttttctttagaatctcccataagcacagtatcatcagcaaaaagtaactgtgtcaattctcattttgaatttgattccccataatttaatcccacccctctcccgaacaccctagcatttacttcttttacaaccccatctataaatatattaaacaaccatggtaacattacacatccctgtctaagacctacttttaccgggaagtaatctccctctcttctacacaccctaacctgagcctcactatcctcataaaaactttacagcatttagtaacttaccacctattccatatacttgcaacatctgccacattgctcctctacccACTCTATCTGGTGGCTGTACTAGACTCAAGGTGGAAACATCACATACCTGAGTGGCAAATGCATAGAGCTAATCTTTATTCTTAATTTTTTAATGTAAAATTCATATAATTTCCAGACTACTTGTTCATACTTATTCAGGTATCCCTAGGGTAGTGTACTTTGCAGAattattgtcctcatcgctctcgggctgTGTGGAcagctgcgcagtagctcctgaatcAACtgatttctgcgcagttttcagaGACCACTACAAGTCACAAGATGGCAGACCGTCAAGGCAGGagagtaaacacggtctgtgttgCATTCACACAAGGCTCCCTCAGTGTTTCTACAATGCATGCATTGATGCCATGCATTATACGCGACGTCtacggcatccccaatgaagaattATATGGCGTAGCTTTGAATGGGATGTCAAGGATGTTTATAAAATTCCTGAATGCCGGCTTCTACAACAAGATTGTGGAaacttttcaagaaaggagaatgGTGGTGAATTCAGCTGTGGAAGTGTGCCTACATGACGTGCCGACGTATGTCACCTGGGTCAAGGTGagaaatgtgcctttcgaggcggagtACGATCTGCGGGATGTTTTTGGCAGAAACAGAACGGtgcatgcagcgaccaagggagtgtggagagagggcccatacgaggggtTCCCGGAGGGCTCCTTCACCATCAAGATGATGCTCTGCCAGTCGATTCCCTCTTACGTACGTCTGGAGAAATATAGGACCCAGGTGTTTGTTCATTACctgggccaaaggaagacttgcaGACTATGCAACTCTTTTGAGCATATGGCTGCCCAGTGCCCCCGTCGACTGGTTGTCCACTCACGGGACCATTCACCTGTGGGCCTACGGGCTGAGGCTTTCGTAACTGAGCCTGGTACCTCAGCTGGGCAAGTTCCCAGGCTTTGGAGTGACGAGATGCAACAGGAGGACACGCAGTCTATGATGTGTGCCGCCTTGTCGGTGGATGCATTGACCGTGCCCACGCTTACAGTGGATCCTGTGAGGCCTGAGGTTTTGCCACAGGATAAGTTGCTGGAAGATGTGTTGCAGGACCTTCTAGATGGAACAGAACATGGTCCTGTTGTTTCGACGGCGTGTCGTGAGTTAACGACTGAGGAATCCCCTAACATGGAAATGCAGGACAAAACCACATTCGTACGGacgcatgaggtggtggtggaggttcaccaggaggcttcgtctAGCGAGGAGATGCATGTGGATGGCAGCTCCCGCAAACGATCGGCGGGAGCGTCGGATATGGACGATGTCTTGACACCAGGACAGCACCCGGGGAGGAAATCGTGGGCGAAAGTGGCTGAGCCACCTATCACAGAAGGGATAGTTTCAAGGTCCCAGCATAAGGCTAGAGTGCGGGGGGAGGGGTGTCTCGAGAAGCCGAAGGACAAAGATGGGCAGTCTAATGTGCGTGTGGGAACAGGAAAGACCCAAAAACATAGAGGTAAATCACCTTTTTTGTAAATTCAAGTGTGTTACTTTCAATGCCAATGGCCTAAGGACGGAAGTTAAAAaagtgtggatggagtggtttttgCGTCATTacgatgtggatgtatgttttatgcaagaacataattataaatttGGTAGAGAGTTACGATTgaaaggctaccgaatgtatgtgagcaattctttaaaattaaagggtggggtggctatagcagtgaaggagtccagcccttggagcgtcttgggatgggaggagggggaagatggacgggtggtaagggtggatgggttttgggatggggttagagtttgttttatcggagtttatatgccagcggacagtaactctaaagttaaaatagacTTTGTGAGGGAGGCTTTAACGTTTCACATTCGGGGTTTGCCTTTAATTTCGGtcttaggtgggga is a genomic window containing:
- the LOC128704084 gene encoding uncharacterized protein isoform X1 yields the protein MADRQGRRVNTVCVAFTQGSLSVSTMHALMPCIIRDVYGIPNEELYGVALNGMSRMFIKFLNAGFYNKIVETFQERRMVVNSAVEVCLHDVPTYVTWVKVRNVPFEAEYDLRDVFGRNRTVHAATKGVWREGPYEGFPEGSFTIKMMLCQSIPSYVRLEKYRTQVFVHYLGQRKTCRLCNSFEHMAAQCPRRLVVHSRDHSPVGLRAEAFVTEPGTSAGQVPRLWSDEMQQEDTQSMMCAALSVDALTVPTLTVDPVRPEVLPQDKLLEDVLQDLLDGTEHGPVVSTACRELTTEESPNMEMQDKTTFVRTHEVVVEVHQEASSSEEMHVDGSSRKRSAGASDMDDVLTPGQHPGRKSWAKVAEPPITEGIVSRSQHKARVRGEGCLEKPKDKDGQSNVRVGTGKTQKHRGKSPFL